In Microbacterium binotii, one DNA window encodes the following:
- a CDS encoding FAD-dependent oxidoreductase: MIASFTAGANRVTALFGRLSMYRLVQLALGVLAAIAFVLSFFGLVVPTPWELLVTAAVLAVVGVLADTTAQRLLRLPLRTESTLITSVILLFVLRPTIEPMGLVGIAIAALAASVSKYLLAWRGRHIFNPAAVGATVVTIVSALLPLDSGIGGSAWWVGTPVLFGPVLLLGFVVLWRTEKIRVVGLFFVVAVVVNLVRVFVQYQQAGLAIDVGTVIGQVLTASPFLFLGAFMLSEPLTLPPRRWQQYAVAAVVGVLAGWPIPVGYMTLGQERALLIGNLIAFLFCLRRAVRLTLVERHSPSATVRELVFRAERGLAFRAGQYLELDVPHRRADARGTRREFSIVSAPEDLPTVRVAYRDGVGPQSSYKKALGEVQPGAKLAVTGIWGDFVLPKDTSRPVLLVAAGIGVTPFVSQLRHLTANGMRRDIVLVFVASDAGQLVFRDDIAASGVPVVVFTPDDPGALPANWTWAGPDRIDAGHLARVVPDIGGRHAYVSGPPRLIADLAPALEKARGITTDAFSGY; this comes from the coding sequence GTGATCGCCTCCTTCACCGCCGGCGCGAACCGGGTCACCGCCCTGTTCGGGCGCCTGTCGATGTACCGGCTCGTCCAGCTCGCGCTGGGCGTGCTCGCCGCCATCGCCTTCGTGCTCTCGTTCTTCGGCCTCGTCGTCCCCACGCCGTGGGAGCTGCTGGTCACCGCTGCCGTGCTGGCCGTCGTCGGCGTCCTCGCCGACACCACCGCGCAGCGACTGCTCCGCCTGCCGCTGCGCACCGAGTCGACCCTCATCACCTCCGTGATCCTGCTGTTCGTGCTGCGCCCGACGATCGAGCCGATGGGGCTCGTAGGCATCGCGATCGCGGCGCTGGCCGCATCCGTCTCCAAGTACCTGCTGGCCTGGCGTGGCCGGCACATCTTCAACCCGGCGGCCGTGGGGGCGACGGTCGTCACGATCGTGTCCGCGCTCCTGCCGCTGGATTCGGGCATCGGCGGCTCGGCCTGGTGGGTGGGGACCCCCGTGCTGTTCGGTCCGGTGCTGCTGCTCGGGTTCGTCGTGCTCTGGCGCACCGAGAAGATCCGTGTCGTCGGGCTCTTCTTCGTCGTGGCCGTCGTCGTCAACCTCGTCCGGGTCTTCGTGCAGTACCAGCAGGCGGGACTCGCCATCGATGTGGGAACCGTCATCGGACAGGTGCTGACCGCATCCCCGTTCCTCTTCCTGGGAGCGTTCATGCTCTCGGAGCCGCTGACGCTGCCGCCGCGGCGCTGGCAGCAGTACGCCGTGGCGGCGGTCGTCGGTGTGCTGGCCGGCTGGCCGATCCCTGTCGGGTACATGACGCTGGGGCAGGAGCGGGCGCTGCTCATCGGAAACCTGATCGCGTTCCTGTTCTGCCTGCGCCGGGCCGTGCGTCTGACGCTCGTCGAGCGGCACTCGCCGAGCGCGACCGTGCGGGAACTCGTGTTCCGGGCCGAGCGCGGCCTCGCCTTCCGTGCCGGACAGTACCTCGAGCTCGATGTGCCGCACCGCCGCGCCGACGCGCGGGGGACCCGACGCGAGTTCAGCATCGTCTCGGCACCCGAGGACCTCCCGACCGTGCGCGTCGCGTACCGCGACGGCGTCGGGCCGCAGAGCTCGTACAAGAAGGCGCTCGGCGAGGTCCAGCCCGGCGCGAAGCTCGCCGTCACGGGGATCTGGGGCGACTTCGTCCTGCCGAAGGACACCTCGCGGCCCGTTCTGCTGGTGGCCGCAGGCATCGGCGTGACGCCCTTCGTGTCGCAGCTGCGTCACCTCACGGCGAACGGCATGCGCCGCGACATCGTGCTCGTCTTCGTGGCGTCGGATGCCGGCCAGCTCGTGTTCCGTGACGACATCGCCGCATCCGGGGTTCCGGTCGTCGTGTTCACACCCGACGATCCGGGAGCGCTGCCTGCCAACTGGACGTGGGCCGGTCCCGATCGGATCGATGCGGGGCACCTCGCCCGCGTCGTCCCCGACATCGGCGGGCGCCACGCGTACGTGTCGGGTCCGCCGCGGCTGATCGCCGATCTCGCGCCCGCGCTCGAGAAGGCCCGCGGCATCACGACCGACGCCTTCAGCGGTTACTGA
- the pgi gene encoding glucose-6-phosphate isomerase: MTTPIDPTTTSAWTDLTALRDGFSPDLRGWFAADADRAARLSLPLADLHVDLSKNLVTDEILARLVELARQTGVEERFGEMLAGVHINTSEDRAVLHTALRRPAGAEPALVVDGQQVDEDVQSVLELVSAFADRVRSGEWQGVTGKKVTHVVNIGIGGSDLGPVMVYEALKPYADAGIQARFVSNIDPTDLAQKTADLDPETTLFIVASKTFTTLETLTNARLARDWLWAGLTASGAIADDDDARTDAVAHHFVAVSTALDKVAAFGIDPTNAFGFWDWVGGRYSVDSAIGLSLAIALGPDVFRELLAGFHAVDEHVRTTPLERNVPVLMGLLNVWYNNFLGAQSHAVLPYAQQLSRFPAYLQQLTMESNGKSVRWDGSPVTTDTGEIFWGEPGTNGQHAFYQLIHQGTRLIPADFIAFVNPAYPLRDGDRDVHGLFLANFLAQTKALAFGKTAAEVESEGTTGALVAARTFAGNRPTTSIFAPALTPAVLGQLIALYEHITFTQGAIWGINSFDQWGVELGKQLALQIAPAIEGDADATAAQDASTRSLLDYYRAHRTH, from the coding sequence GTGACCACTCCGATCGATCCCACCACCACCTCCGCCTGGACGGATCTCACCGCTCTCCGTGACGGGTTCTCCCCCGATCTGCGGGGCTGGTTCGCCGCGGACGCCGACCGCGCCGCACGCCTGAGCCTGCCGCTGGCCGACCTGCACGTCGACCTGTCGAAGAACCTCGTCACCGACGAGATCCTCGCCCGGCTCGTGGAGCTCGCCCGCCAGACCGGCGTCGAGGAGCGCTTCGGCGAGATGCTGGCGGGCGTGCACATCAACACGAGCGAGGACCGCGCCGTGCTGCACACGGCCCTGCGCCGTCCCGCAGGCGCCGAGCCCGCGCTCGTCGTGGACGGCCAGCAGGTCGACGAGGACGTGCAGTCGGTGCTCGAGCTCGTCTCCGCGTTCGCCGACCGGGTGCGTTCGGGCGAGTGGCAGGGTGTCACGGGCAAGAAGGTCACCCACGTCGTCAACATCGGAATCGGCGGATCCGACCTCGGACCCGTCATGGTCTACGAGGCCCTCAAGCCCTACGCGGATGCCGGCATCCAGGCGCGGTTCGTGTCCAACATCGATCCGACCGACCTCGCCCAGAAGACCGCGGACCTCGACCCCGAGACGACTCTGTTCATCGTCGCGTCCAAGACCTTCACGACCCTCGAGACGCTGACCAACGCGCGCCTCGCTCGGGACTGGCTGTGGGCGGGTCTCACCGCATCCGGAGCCATCGCCGACGACGACGACGCCCGGACGGATGCGGTCGCGCACCACTTCGTCGCGGTGTCGACCGCGCTCGACAAGGTGGCCGCTTTCGGCATCGACCCGACCAACGCGTTCGGATTCTGGGACTGGGTCGGCGGCCGCTACTCCGTGGACTCCGCGATCGGTCTTTCGCTGGCGATCGCGCTCGGCCCCGACGTGTTCCGCGAGCTGCTCGCGGGCTTCCACGCGGTCGACGAGCACGTGCGCACCACGCCGCTCGAGCGCAACGTGCCCGTGCTGATGGGTCTGCTGAACGTCTGGTACAACAATTTCCTCGGTGCGCAGTCGCACGCCGTTCTGCCCTATGCGCAGCAGCTGAGCCGCTTTCCCGCGTATCTGCAGCAGCTGACGATGGAGTCCAACGGCAAGTCGGTGCGTTGGGACGGCTCCCCCGTCACGACCGACACCGGCGAGATCTTCTGGGGCGAGCCGGGCACGAACGGCCAGCACGCCTTCTACCAGCTGATCCACCAGGGCACGCGCCTCATCCCTGCCGACTTCATCGCGTTCGTGAATCCCGCCTACCCTCTGCGCGACGGCGACCGCGACGTGCACGGGCTGTTCCTGGCGAATTTCCTCGCGCAGACGAAGGCGCTCGCGTTCGGCAAGACGGCCGCGGAGGTGGAGTCCGAGGGCACCACCGGTGCGCTGGTCGCCGCCCGCACGTTCGCGGGGAACCGTCCGACGACGTCGATCTTCGCGCCAGCCCTGACCCCGGCGGTGCTCGGCCAGCTCATCGCGCTGTACGAGCACATCACGTTCACGCAGGGAGCGATCTGGGGCATCAACTCGTTCGACCAGTGGGGCGTCGAGCTCGGCAAGCAGCTCGCCCTGCAGATCGCGCCCGCAATCGAGGGCGACGCGGACGCGACTGCGGCGCAGGATGCGTCGACACGCTCTCTGCTGGACTACTACCGCGCCCACCGCACGCACTGA
- a CDS encoding sensor histidine kinase yields the protein MTKLHPRRAPRQLTLQARLMVAVIGMVAVILGAVGLATGTILSSIMQDTLNTQVQALGQLRVFPNDTAQDILDRGRQESGALLVYHGPSGDPTGAYVVDESVSTLTTDQVYQLINSVKHTGLDTISIDGLGEYRVYTTGAAIVGLPTSEVTAVMGQILTTVALVTVGGLLLLGVVLAMVIRRSLRPLREVAATAQRVAALPLAEGSVSITERVAASEADDRTEIGRVGSALNTLLDHVDSSLEARQRNEERMRRFVADASHELRTPLASIRGYSELSLRDRSLTTDTASALERIQAQSLRMTTLVEDLLLLARLEEGQELVYGAVDLSRLAVEALGDAQAAGPDHNWQLDLDEEPVVAAGDTGRLTQVLANLLANARTHTPAGTTVTLSVTREGSEAVLRVHDDGPGIDPAVRDELFERFARGDLSRARKTGGTGLGLSIARAIVEAHAGSITVVSQPGDTTFSVRVPAKPIDPGSVEAEADPSR from the coding sequence GTGACGAAACTGCATCCTCGCCGCGCGCCACGACAGCTGACGCTGCAGGCACGGCTCATGGTCGCCGTGATCGGGATGGTGGCGGTGATCCTGGGCGCGGTCGGACTGGCCACAGGAACGATCCTGAGCTCGATCATGCAGGACACGTTGAACACGCAGGTGCAGGCGCTCGGCCAGCTTCGCGTCTTCCCGAACGACACGGCGCAGGACATCCTCGATCGAGGTCGCCAGGAGTCGGGGGCCCTGCTGGTCTACCACGGGCCGAGCGGGGATCCCACGGGTGCCTACGTCGTCGACGAGTCCGTCTCCACGCTGACCACCGATCAGGTGTACCAGTTGATCAACTCGGTGAAGCACACCGGTCTGGACACTATCTCCATCGACGGCCTCGGTGAGTACCGCGTCTACACCACGGGCGCGGCGATCGTCGGTCTGCCCACGTCTGAGGTGACGGCGGTCATGGGCCAGATCCTCACGACGGTGGCACTGGTCACGGTGGGCGGTCTCCTGCTGCTGGGCGTCGTGCTCGCGATGGTCATCCGCCGGAGTCTGCGGCCCCTGCGGGAGGTCGCAGCGACGGCGCAACGCGTGGCCGCCCTGCCTCTCGCGGAGGGGTCCGTCTCCATCACGGAGCGCGTCGCGGCATCCGAGGCGGACGACCGCACCGAGATCGGCCGCGTGGGCTCCGCTCTCAACACGCTCCTCGACCATGTCGACAGCTCGCTGGAGGCCCGCCAGCGGAACGAGGAGCGCATGCGTCGCTTCGTCGCCGATGCCAGCCACGAGCTGCGCACACCACTCGCATCCATCCGCGGGTACTCCGAGCTCTCGCTGCGTGACAGATCCCTCACGACCGACACGGCGTCCGCGCTGGAGCGCATCCAAGCCCAGTCGCTGCGGATGACCACGCTCGTCGAAGACCTCCTCCTGCTCGCACGGCTCGAGGAGGGGCAGGAGCTCGTCTACGGCGCGGTGGATCTCTCCCGGCTCGCCGTGGAGGCCCTGGGTGACGCGCAGGCGGCCGGCCCCGACCACAACTGGCAGCTCGACCTCGACGAGGAGCCCGTCGTGGCGGCGGGCGACACGGGCCGACTCACGCAGGTGCTCGCGAACCTGCTCGCGAACGCACGAACGCACACCCCCGCGGGCACCACCGTCACGCTCTCCGTCACCCGGGAGGGCTCCGAAGCGGTGCTTCGCGTGCACGACGACGGACCGGGCATCGATCCGGCGGTGCGAGACGAGCTGTTCGAGCGCTTCGCTCGCGGCGACCTCTCCCGCGCACGGAAGACCGGTGGAACCGGGCTGGGCCTCTCCATCGCCCGGGCGATCGTGGAGGCGCATGCGGGCTCGATCACCGTGGTCTCGCAGCCGGGCGACACGACGTTCTCCGTCCGCGTGCCCGCCAAGCCCATTGATCCGGGATCGGTCGAAGCCGAGGCTGATCCGAGCCGCTAG
- a CDS encoding response regulator transcription factor codes for MTSMAPSPSLHRADGTAPRVLVVDDEQMLTDLLSMALRMEGWDVRAAASGFQALQAARDFAPDAMVLDVMMPDLDGMAVLQRLRQSGNDVPVLFLTAKDAVADRVAGLTAGGDDYVTKPFSLEEVVARLRGLMRRAGTAQAGEAEPILRVGDLSLNEDSHEVERAGTEIELTATEFELLRYLMRNQRRVVSKAQILDRVWNYDFGGRSSVVELYISYLRKKIDAGRDPLIHTVRGVGYMIKAPQ; via the coding sequence ATGACTTCGATGGCTCCCTCCCCCTCTCTGCACCGCGCAGACGGCACCGCCCCGCGCGTCCTGGTCGTCGATGACGAACAGATGCTCACCGACCTCCTCTCCATGGCCCTGCGGATGGAGGGATGGGACGTGCGCGCTGCGGCGAGCGGTTTCCAGGCCCTGCAGGCCGCGCGGGACTTCGCGCCGGACGCCATGGTGTTGGACGTGATGATGCCCGACCTCGACGGAATGGCCGTGTTGCAGCGGCTGCGCCAGTCGGGCAACGACGTTCCCGTCCTCTTCCTGACGGCGAAGGATGCGGTCGCCGACCGTGTCGCCGGACTGACGGCGGGAGGCGACGACTACGTCACCAAGCCGTTCAGCCTGGAGGAGGTCGTGGCACGACTGCGTGGACTCATGCGTCGCGCCGGCACGGCGCAGGCGGGCGAGGCCGAGCCGATCCTGCGCGTCGGCGATCTGAGCCTCAACGAGGACAGTCACGAGGTCGAGCGAGCCGGCACGGAGATCGAGCTCACGGCGACCGAGTTCGAGCTGCTGCGCTATCTGATGCGCAACCAGCGCCGCGTCGTGTCGAAGGCCCAGATCCTCGACCGGGTGTGGAACTACGACTTCGGAGGTCGATCGAGCGTCGTCGAGCTCTACATCTCCTACCTGCGCAAGAAGATCGATGCCGGCCGGGATCCTCTCATCCACACGGTTCGCGGCGTGGGCTACATGATCAAAGCCCCGCAGTGA